One genomic segment of Amycolatopsis sp. WQ 127309 includes these proteins:
- a CDS encoding STAS domain-containing protein — protein sequence MRQSEAGAGVLVVAAAGILDGTTAWLLQRALWRDLPATTVVDLSDVPVLGIAGVRVLEGAAARARAEQRRIALVTRSFSVNRVLRLFALDVRVPVYARLSDAVGVHTAAGPSVPHSRQRHQ from the coding sequence GTGCGCCAGAGCGAAGCCGGGGCCGGGGTGCTGGTGGTCGCCGCGGCCGGCATCCTCGACGGGACCACGGCGTGGCTGCTGCAGCGCGCTCTCTGGCGGGACCTGCCCGCGACGACGGTGGTCGACCTGTCGGACGTCCCCGTCCTGGGCATCGCCGGCGTGCGCGTCCTGGAAGGCGCCGCGGCCCGCGCCCGGGCCGAACAGCGCCGGATCGCCCTCGTGACGCGCTCCTTCTCCGTCAACCGGGTGCTGCGCCTGTTCGCCCTCGACGTGCGTGTCCCCGTCTACGCGCGGCTGTCGGACGCGGTCGGCGTGCACACCGCGGCCGGGCCCAGCGTCCCGCACTCGAGGCAACGCCACCAGTGA